Proteins encoded within one genomic window of Amycolatopsis nigrescens CSC17Ta-90:
- a CDS encoding GH92 family glycosyl hydrolase has protein sequence MPRGTRPSVAMLLSAVVTAATVAALPAGQAAAAPAPAFYSSFETGDPQPSWVDTVDTDPNGKPKASGVNGANGTAIPGDIRGKITESAASHENTEAGEVVANLADGSADTKWLAKAPTGWARFTLSEPTSITHYALTSANDAAERDPKDWTLRGSNDGTNWTELDKQAGQSFGARFERKEYQLQPTAAFKHFQLDITANNGGPLLQLAELLLANDEPAPPPLPNMRSYPDNGPNSGYTNKPRAGYSGLRAFHYSGSHVAEGHGYSYNKIFDVDLPVAADTELSYKILPEFIKDDLKYPSTHAAIDLAFTDGSYLSGLGATDQYGFGLSPQGQGASKALYTNQWNQIRSTIGTVAAGKTVDRILIGYDNPAGPGFLQGWVDDIAIGAATPVTAGRPSDYVLTTRGTHANSTFSRGNNFPATAVPQGFNFWTPVTDAGSGSWLYNYHSQNNEQNSPTLQAFSASHEPSPWMGDRHSFQVMPSLAAGVPDANRDARELPFKHQNETAKAHYYGVQFDNGIKTELAPADHAALFRFSFPGDDASLIFDNVNNNGGLTLDQATGTVSGYTDVKSDLSAGAGRMFVYATFDKPAVAGNKLPGEGRDNVRGYLRFDTGDSKTVQMRIATSLISVDQAKKNLDQEITPDATFDSVRDAAQDRWDDTLRVIEVEGASADQLTTLYSNLYRLYLYPNSGSENVGSTQQPVYRYASPVSPRTGPDTPTQTGAKLVDGQIYVNNGFWDTYRTTWPAYSLLTPSLAGKMVDGFVQQYRDGGWVARWSSPGYANLMTGTSSDVAFADAYLKGVRNFDIECAYDAALKNATVTPPNQNIGRKGIDSSIFLGYTPTSTGEGMSWALEGYVNDYGIANMSKKLYDEAAADHPRKQEYLENYEYFSNRAQNYVHMFDKDVDFFQGKSADGKFRLPPDKYDPRVWGGDYTETDGWNMAFTVPQDGQGLANLYGGKEELAKKLDEFFATPETANFPGSYGGVIHEMREARDVRMGQYGHSNQPSHHIPYMYDYAGQPSKTQAKVREALSRLYVGSELGQGYPGDEDNGEMSAWYLFSALGFYPLQMGNAAYAVGSPLFTKATVRLENGKKLVINAPKNNAKNVYVQGLKVNGKTHSSTSLPHDLLAAGGTLDFDMGPQPSSWGTGQSDAPESITEGDTVPEPLHDLTGPGKGTATGSDGTDVTAVFDNTSATETGFAGAAPWVQYQLGSSAEAATHYTLTSPKGTGEPASWVLKGSYDGQNWTVADERTEQDFAWRQQTRSFKVSNPAHYTHYRLELTSGPGTLAELELLGKPDATCTSTVTGQRNGPLAVSKGVTCLRDATVRGPVTVAAGASLVATGGTISGPVSAVDAGSVLLNRTEVTGPVSITGTSGALAIEAARVSGPVALTGNNAPLLTGSTIQGPLSCTGNTPAPSDNDLANTVRGPSSGQCAGL, from the coding sequence ATGCCCCGAGGCACTAGACCGTCGGTCGCGATGCTGCTGTCCGCCGTTGTCACCGCTGCCACCGTCGCGGCGCTGCCGGCGGGCCAAGCCGCCGCGGCACCGGCACCGGCGTTCTACTCCTCGTTCGAGACCGGGGACCCGCAACCGTCCTGGGTGGACACCGTCGACACCGACCCGAACGGCAAACCGAAGGCGTCCGGGGTGAACGGCGCCAACGGGACCGCGATCCCCGGCGACATCCGCGGCAAGATCACCGAGTCGGCGGCCAGCCACGAGAACACCGAAGCCGGTGAGGTGGTGGCCAACCTCGCCGACGGCTCGGCCGACACGAAGTGGCTGGCGAAGGCCCCGACCGGCTGGGCGCGATTCACCCTCTCCGAGCCCACCTCGATCACGCACTACGCGCTGACCTCGGCCAACGACGCCGCGGAACGCGACCCCAAGGACTGGACGCTACGCGGGTCCAACGACGGCACCAACTGGACCGAGCTGGACAAGCAGGCCGGCCAGTCCTTCGGCGCGCGCTTCGAGCGCAAGGAGTACCAGCTCCAGCCGACCGCCGCGTTCAAGCACTTCCAGCTCGACATCACCGCCAACAACGGCGGGCCGCTGCTCCAGCTCGCCGAGCTGCTGCTGGCCAACGACGAGCCGGCCCCGCCGCCGCTGCCGAACATGCGCAGCTACCCGGACAACGGCCCGAACTCGGGCTACACCAACAAGCCGAGGGCCGGCTACAGCGGCCTGCGCGCCTTCCACTACTCCGGCTCGCACGTCGCAGAAGGGCACGGCTACTCGTACAACAAGATCTTCGACGTGGACCTCCCGGTGGCCGCGGACACCGAGCTGTCGTACAAGATCCTGCCGGAGTTCATCAAGGACGACCTCAAGTACCCGAGCACGCACGCGGCCATCGACCTCGCCTTCACCGACGGCAGCTACCTGAGTGGGCTCGGCGCGACCGACCAGTACGGCTTCGGGCTCTCACCGCAGGGCCAAGGCGCCTCGAAGGCGCTGTACACCAACCAGTGGAACCAGATCCGGTCCACCATCGGCACGGTGGCCGCGGGCAAGACCGTCGACCGGATCCTGATCGGCTACGACAATCCCGCCGGCCCCGGTTTCCTGCAGGGCTGGGTGGACGACATCGCCATCGGCGCGGCGACCCCGGTGACCGCGGGCCGCCCGTCCGACTACGTGCTGACCACCCGCGGCACCCACGCGAACAGCACCTTCTCCCGCGGCAACAACTTCCCGGCCACCGCGGTGCCGCAGGGCTTCAACTTCTGGACCCCGGTCACCGACGCAGGCTCGGGCAGCTGGTTGTACAACTACCACTCGCAGAACAACGAGCAGAACTCGCCGACCCTGCAGGCGTTCAGCGCCAGCCACGAGCCGAGCCCCTGGATGGGCGACCGGCACAGCTTCCAGGTGATGCCCTCGCTGGCCGCCGGGGTGCCGGACGCCAACCGGGACGCCAGGGAACTGCCGTTCAAACACCAGAACGAGACCGCGAAGGCGCACTACTACGGCGTCCAGTTCGACAACGGGATCAAGACCGAGCTGGCCCCGGCCGACCACGCCGCGCTGTTCCGGTTCAGCTTCCCCGGCGACGACGCCAGCCTGATCTTCGACAATGTGAACAACAACGGCGGGCTCACCCTGGACCAGGCCACCGGCACGGTCAGCGGCTACACCGACGTGAAGAGCGACCTTTCCGCGGGCGCCGGGCGCATGTTCGTCTACGCGACCTTCGACAAACCGGCCGTGGCCGGCAACAAGTTGCCCGGCGAGGGCCGGGACAACGTCCGCGGCTACCTGCGCTTCGACACCGGCGACAGCAAGACGGTGCAGATGCGCATCGCCACCTCGCTGATCAGCGTGGACCAGGCGAAGAAGAACCTCGACCAGGAAATCACGCCGGACGCCACCTTCGACTCCGTGCGCGACGCCGCGCAGGACCGCTGGGACGACACGCTGAGGGTGATCGAGGTGGAAGGTGCCAGCGCCGACCAGCTGACCACGCTCTACTCGAACCTCTACCGGCTCTACCTCTACCCGAATTCCGGTTCGGAGAACGTCGGTAGCACCCAGCAGCCGGTCTACCGCTACGCCAGCCCGGTCTCACCGCGAACAGGACCGGACACCCCGACGCAGACCGGCGCGAAACTCGTGGACGGCCAGATCTACGTGAACAACGGGTTCTGGGACACCTACCGCACCACCTGGCCGGCCTACTCGCTGCTCACCCCGAGCCTGGCGGGCAAGATGGTGGACGGCTTCGTCCAGCAGTACCGCGACGGCGGCTGGGTCGCCAGATGGTCCTCCCCCGGCTACGCCAACCTGATGACCGGCACCAGCTCCGACGTGGCCTTCGCGGACGCGTACCTCAAGGGCGTGCGGAACTTCGACATCGAGTGCGCTTACGACGCGGCGTTGAAGAACGCCACGGTGACCCCGCCGAACCAGAACATCGGGCGCAAGGGCATCGACAGCTCGATCTTCCTCGGCTACACCCCGACCAGCACCGGCGAAGGCATGTCGTGGGCGCTGGAGGGCTACGTCAACGACTACGGCATTGCGAACATGTCCAAGAAGCTCTACGACGAAGCCGCCGCCGACCACCCGCGCAAGCAGGAGTACCTGGAGAACTACGAGTACTTCAGCAACCGCGCGCAGAACTACGTGCACATGTTCGACAAGGACGTGGACTTCTTCCAGGGCAAGAGCGCAGACGGCAAGTTCCGCCTCCCGCCCGATAAGTACGACCCGCGGGTGTGGGGCGGCGACTACACCGAGACCGATGGCTGGAACATGGCCTTCACCGTGCCGCAGGACGGCCAGGGCCTGGCGAACCTGTACGGCGGCAAGGAGGAGCTCGCGAAGAAGCTGGACGAGTTCTTCGCCACCCCGGAAACCGCGAACTTCCCCGGCTCCTACGGCGGCGTCATCCACGAGATGCGCGAAGCCAGGGACGTGCGGATGGGCCAGTACGGGCACTCCAACCAGCCCTCGCACCACATTCCCTACATGTACGACTACGCGGGTCAGCCGTCGAAGACCCAGGCGAAGGTGCGCGAGGCGTTGTCCCGGCTCTACGTCGGCAGCGAGCTCGGCCAGGGCTACCCCGGTGACGAGGACAACGGCGAAATGTCCGCCTGGTACCTCTTCAGCGCCTTGGGCTTCTACCCGCTTCAGATGGGCAACGCGGCCTACGCGGTCGGCTCGCCGCTGTTCACCAAGGCGACCGTGCGCCTCGAGAACGGCAAGAAGCTGGTGATCAACGCGCCGAAGAACAACGCGAAGAACGTGTACGTCCAGGGGCTGAAGGTCAACGGCAAGACGCACTCGTCCACGTCGCTGCCGCACGATCTGCTGGCCGCCGGCGGCACGCTGGACTTCGACATGGGCCCGCAGCCGTCGAGCTGGGGCACCGGCCAGAGCGACGCACCGGAATCGATCACCGAGGGCGACACCGTGCCGGAGCCGCTGCACGACCTGACCGGTCCCGGCAAGGGCACCGCGACCGGCAGCGACGGCACGGACGTGACCGCGGTCTTCGACAACACCTCCGCCACCGAGACCGGATTCGCCGGCGCCGCACCGTGGGTGCAGTACCAGCTCGGATCTTCCGCCGAGGCCGCCACGCATTACACGCTGACGTCACCGAAGGGCACCGGCGAACCGGCGAGCTGGGTGCTGAAGGGTTCCTACGACGGGCAGAACTGGACGGTCGCCGACGAGCGGACCGAGCAGGACTTCGCCTGGCGGCAGCAGACCAGGTCGTTCAAGGTGAGCAACCCAGCGCACTACACGCACTACCGGCTGGAGCTGACCAGCGGGCCGGGCACGCTTGCCGAGCTGGAGCTGCTCGGCAAGCCGGACGCGACCTGCACGAGCACCGTCACCGGGCAGCGCAACGGCCCGCTCGCGGTGTCGAAGGGGGTGACCTGCCTGCGTGACGCCACCGTGCGCGGCCCGGTCACCGTGGCGGCCGGCGCCTCGCTGGTGGCCACCGGCGGCACCATCTCCGGTCCGGTGTCCGCGGTCGACGCCGGGTCGGTGCTGCTCAACCGGACCGAGGTGACCGGTCCGGTGTCGATCACCGGGACCAGCGGCGCACTGGCCATCGAGGCGGCCAGGGTCTCCGGTCCGGTGGCACTGACCGGGAACAACGCGCCACTGCTGACCGGCTCGACCATCCAAGGGCCGCTGAGCTGCACCGGCAACACGCCGGCTCCGTCGGACAACGACCTCGCCAACACCGTCCGCGGTCCGTCGTCCGGCCAGTGCGCAGGTCTCTGA
- a CDS encoding M20/M25/M40 family metallo-hydrolase — translation MDRDVVELCRSLLRFDTTNRGGGDSEGERDAAEYVASVLSDAGVGAKIIESAPGRANVIARVPGSDPSLPALLVQGHLDVVPAEAADWTVPPFAGEIRDGFLWGRGATDMKDFCAMVLSVVDSFARTGVRPRRDLVLAFVADEEDKGDYGAHWLVAEHPHLFEGCAAAISESGGYTYHVPAADGRTVRLYPVATAERGTSHLRLTARGRAGHGSRPNDENAVTRLVGALGRITAQRWPVHLTPTVLAFLERTGAALGVEVDLEDVDGTVARLGPAGALVLPTIRNSTTPTMLDAGYKVNVIPSLAQAQVDTRVLPGTEDALLATIDELLGQDVEREFVARQPAVQAPVDSPWFAAMADALRAEDPEAVVVPYCMGGGTDAKAFSKLGIDCYGFAPLWLPPGFPYRAMAHGVDERVPVEGLHFGTRVLHHFLTTC, via the coding sequence ATGGATAGGGATGTCGTAGAGCTCTGCCGGTCGCTGCTGCGGTTCGACACCACGAACCGGGGCGGCGGCGACTCGGAGGGCGAGCGCGACGCGGCCGAATACGTCGCCTCGGTGCTCTCCGACGCGGGGGTGGGCGCGAAGATCATCGAGTCCGCGCCGGGCAGGGCGAACGTGATCGCCAGGGTCCCCGGCAGCGACCCGTCGCTCCCGGCGCTGCTCGTGCAGGGCCACCTGGACGTGGTGCCCGCCGAAGCGGCCGACTGGACCGTCCCGCCGTTCGCCGGTGAGATCCGCGATGGTTTCCTCTGGGGCCGCGGAGCGACGGACATGAAGGACTTCTGCGCGATGGTTCTGTCCGTTGTGGACTCTTTCGCGCGCACCGGCGTCCGGCCGCGCCGCGACCTCGTGCTCGCCTTCGTCGCGGACGAGGAAGACAAGGGCGACTACGGCGCGCACTGGCTGGTGGCCGAGCATCCGCACCTGTTCGAAGGCTGCGCGGCCGCGATCAGCGAGTCCGGCGGCTACACCTACCACGTGCCCGCCGCCGACGGCCGGACCGTGCGGCTGTACCCGGTGGCGACCGCCGAGCGGGGCACCTCGCACCTGCGGCTCACCGCACGCGGCCGGGCCGGGCACGGCTCCCGACCCAACGACGAGAACGCGGTGACCAGGCTGGTCGGCGCGCTCGGCCGGATCACCGCGCAGCGCTGGCCGGTGCACCTGACCCCCACCGTGCTGGCCTTCCTGGAACGGACCGGTGCGGCACTCGGCGTCGAGGTCGACCTCGAGGACGTGGACGGCACGGTGGCCAGGCTCGGCCCGGCCGGAGCGCTGGTGCTGCCGACCATCCGCAACAGCACCACCCCGACCATGCTCGACGCGGGCTACAAGGTGAACGTGATCCCGAGCCTCGCGCAGGCGCAGGTGGACACCAGGGTGCTGCCCGGCACCGAGGACGCCCTGCTCGCCACCATCGACGAACTGCTCGGCCAGGACGTCGAGCGGGAGTTCGTGGCCAGGCAGCCCGCGGTGCAGGCCCCGGTGGACTCGCCGTGGTTCGCCGCGATGGCCGACGCGCTGCGGGCCGAGGACCCGGAGGCCGTCGTGGTGCCCTACTGCATGGGCGGCGGCACCGACGCGAAGGCGTTCAGCAAGCTGGGCATCGACTGCTACGGCTTCGCGCCGCTCTGGCTGCCACCCGGCTTCCCCTACCGGGCCATGGCGCACGGGGTCGACGAGCGCGTCCCTGTCGAGGGCCTCCACTTCGGCACCCGCGTCCTGCACCACTTCCTGACCACCTGCTGA
- a CDS encoding M55 family metallopeptidase, translating into MRIMISADMEGATGVTWTDDVVPGTEQWQRFRRLFTSDVNATIAGLCDAGATEVLVNEAHSAQRNLLLEDLDPRARMLTGRHKPLSMMQGIDSGVDGVVFLGYHAGAGFDGVLSHTYLENQITGVWLDGVPASEGRLNAGLAAEYGVPVLVVTGDDKTCEDARGYAAGAELVAVKECVSRYAAICLPPARTAELLTAAAGAGMRLAGRVAGSRSAHRIEVEFDASHLAQATAVIPTVEQLDVRRVGFDAPDMTEAMKAFKVVTAIAAGAVQGKYG; encoded by the coding sequence ATGCGGATCATGATCTCTGCGGACATGGAGGGTGCCACCGGGGTCACCTGGACCGACGACGTCGTCCCGGGGACCGAGCAGTGGCAGCGCTTCCGCCGGTTGTTCACCAGCGACGTGAACGCCACGATCGCCGGCCTGTGCGACGCCGGAGCCACCGAAGTGCTGGTCAACGAGGCGCATTCCGCCCAGCGCAACCTGCTGCTGGAGGACCTCGACCCGCGGGCGCGGATGCTCACCGGCCGGCACAAGCCGCTGTCCATGATGCAGGGCATCGACTCCGGCGTGGACGGCGTCGTGTTCCTCGGGTATCACGCCGGCGCCGGCTTCGACGGGGTGCTCTCCCACACCTACCTGGAGAACCAGATCACCGGCGTGTGGCTGGACGGCGTGCCGGCCAGCGAGGGCAGGCTCAACGCCGGGCTCGCCGCCGAGTACGGGGTACCGGTGCTCGTGGTCACCGGCGACGACAAGACCTGCGAGGACGCGCGCGGCTACGCGGCCGGCGCGGAGCTGGTCGCGGTCAAGGAGTGCGTCAGCCGGTACGCGGCGATCTGCCTCCCGCCCGCCCGTACCGCCGAGCTGCTCACCGCGGCCGCCGGCGCCGGCATGCGGCTGGCAGGCCGGGTGGCCGGTTCGCGCTCGGCGCACCGGATCGAGGTGGAGTTCGACGCCAGCCACCTGGCGCAGGCCACCGCCGTGATTCCGACCGTCGAGCAGCTCGACGTCCGCCGGGTCGGTTTCGACGCACCCGACATGACCGAAGCGATGAAGGCTTTCAAAGTGGTCACCGCGATCGCGGCCGGAGCGGTACAGGGGAAATATGGATAG